The genomic stretch GAATGCTTACTGATGATCGGATCTGTTTTCCAACTCTTGTCTGAGGTGCTCTACAAGCGCTATCGTGAAGAAAAACGTTTTGTCTTACAAACACGTTGTGCGGTATGTACTGCCGTTGAAGCGATGCAGCTGAATGCCTTACAAGCCGCAGATCGTCTTACCCATCATTTAATCGCTAAAGAAATGGCCTTATATCTCAGCAATGACTTACTCAAACAAGTCAGTGAAAGCTATCAACTGGTGGCCATGCCGAATCCTGCCAGTATTTTAACGCGACATGCCTTTATGATTAATGGAATGAATACTGAAAGTGCCACTTTGGCCCAACGTATTCGTACTGAAATTTTAAAAGGCAAACAAAATCAAGAAGCAACCTCGAATCTATAAACGATTTCGTCTGCTGCTCGATGCAACCCAGTCAACGCCTAAGCATTCGCTTTAACCACCACGTTGACTGGGTTTTTTAAACTCTTCGAATACCGTATCCGCATCAAATCCCGTCTAAATTTTCAATAAAATCGACCACAAAATTAAAAAAATCAATTTGTATGGCTTGTTAAATTTTCGCACACTCAAAATTCAGTCTATAATAGCGAGCTTCTCATTCCTTTAAAGCTTGGCGCTTGTCGAGATTTATCTCTATCTACTTAGTCTCTGGAACATTAGCAATGAATGCGGCTGCAGCAAAAGACCACCAACCTCTCGTCGGAATCATCATGGGCTCTCAATCAGATTGGGCCACCCTTGAACACACTGCCAATATGTTAAAACAACTTGGCGTCCCTTTTGAAGCAGAGGTGGTTTCAGCACACCGTACGCCAGATCGACTGTTTGAATATGCCGACACTGCGCGTGACCGTGGTATTCAAGTGATCATTGCCGGTGCTGGCGGTGCGGCACATTTGCCTGGTATGTGTGCTGCAAAAACGGACCTACCTGTGCTTGGTGTTCCTGTAAAATCTTCCATTTTAAATGGGGTTGACTCGTTATTGTCTATTGTACAAATGCCTGCTGGCATTGCAGTCGGCACTTTGGCGATTGGTCCTGCGGGTGCAACCAATGCCGCAATTATGGCCGCGCAGATTCTTGGATTAACACGCCCTGAAATTGCAAAAAATGTCGCGCAGTTCCGTGCAGCACAAACGGATAAAGTGGCAAGTAACAATATTCCAGGCCAAGTTTAAAACAGGATCTACATCATGGATAAAACCATCGGTATTTTTGGCGGTGGACAATTGGGTCGTATGATGGCTCAAGCTGCATTACCGCTCAATATTCAATGTACTTTTTTAGAAGCCAGCACAGACTGCCCTTCGGCACAATTGGGCCAAGTCATTGTCAACCAAGATGCCAACGCCATTACGCAATTTATTGCCAGTGCGGATGTATTCAGCCTAGAGTTTGAAAACACACCTTTGGCTGAAGTAGATGCGCTGCTCCAACAAAAAAATCTGTTCCCTCCACGTCAAGCGCTGGCCATTGCACAGAATCGCCTCCTAGAAAAGGCATTGTTCGACCAATTGGATATTCCAGTTGCGCCCTATCGAGCAGTAGACAGTCTTGAAAGCTTAGAACAAGCGGCACAAGCCTTAGGATTGCCATTGGTTCTAAAAACCACAACGGGTGGCTATGATGGCAAAGGTCAGTTTGTATTACGTACAGCTACAGAAATCCCTGAAGCTTGGGCTGAACTTGGTCCTGCTGGTAGCCTAATTGCTGAAAGCTTTGTTAATTTTTCACGCGAAGTATCGATTATTGCAGTGCGTGGTCAAAATGGTGATG from Acinetobacter pullicarnis encodes the following:
- the purE gene encoding 5-(carboxyamino)imidazole ribonucleotide mutase; the protein is MNAAAAKDHQPLVGIIMGSQSDWATLEHTANMLKQLGVPFEAEVVSAHRTPDRLFEYADTARDRGIQVIIAGAGGAAHLPGMCAAKTDLPVLGVPVKSSILNGVDSLLSIVQMPAGIAVGTLAIGPAGATNAAIMAAQILGLTRPEIAKNVAQFRAAQTDKVASNNIPGQV
- a CDS encoding 5-(carboxyamino)imidazole ribonucleotide synthase; translated protein: MDKTIGIFGGGQLGRMMAQAALPLNIQCTFLEASTDCPSAQLGQVIVNQDANAITQFIASADVFSLEFENTPLAEVDALLQQKNLFPPRQALAIAQNRLLEKALFDQLDIPVAPYRAVDSLESLEQAAQALGLPLVLKTTTGGYDGKGQFVLRTATEIPEAWAELGPAGSLIAESFVNFSREVSIIAVRGQNGDVKTWPLAENHHHHGILSHSIVPAPNSAALQPVAQEYITRLLQHLDYVGVLTLELFVTEQGLFANEMAPRVHNSGHWSIEGAECSQFENHIRAVAGLPLGSTAVIRPTVMVNIIGQYPKTEAILALDGAHLHLYNKTERVGRKIGHITLMPQDAAQLTTLCQALATILPEPLALSSDMQIEL